A single region of the Changchengzhania lutea genome encodes:
- a CDS encoding FAD/NAD(P)-binding protein, producing MKDTRTLAIVGAGPRGHYALECFLLELSKQSMSVPMNILMFEETPHLGYGPVYNLDQPDTNWVNISERILFLEPRQEMILDDITIPAFPSYHDWYHINPNEISEGIPDNFPPRSKIGTYLKTRFQSMLQVLLQSRLLTVIQESLEDIDIKSGKLYLSTNTDHTYQVDEVLLTIGHQPSKLSKQIKAWQQHAQKSNNIVYSSPYPIQQFFENDTINNESVIGIRGFGLAMIDVVRGISEELGGTFKVINKSTAAVEYQASTKTPKCFVPFSLDGLPMSPKPINASIDAWFKPTTKQLDTFSKCIKDKETQKSANSNAFLIQAVSPIIADIYINLELSMKMTQNELKSIVEHWLQDASFEHTSIVSKNKTPLSTMKNYVEMATGNAPSSLDFCIGQLWRHCQPIMYDALSYNACKDDVIADIIDLDERLKRYSYGPPVESLQQLLALIEAKAMTLDVVDDPKISSVSNGWELRKDNKSITVSIMVNSVLDPPKLVAVDTPIITNMLQHKLIQPIHDDLGILTDDNAYVISDKTQDPLPIAVLGRLAKGTIIGVDAILECFGDRPKQWAKAALTRHLECVSENE from the coding sequence ATGAAAGATACCAGAACTTTGGCTATTGTTGGCGCTGGACCCCGAGGCCATTATGCCTTAGAATGTTTCTTACTTGAACTGTCAAAACAAAGCATGTCAGTTCCAATGAACATTTTAATGTTCGAAGAGACCCCTCATTTAGGCTATGGCCCCGTTTACAATCTCGATCAACCAGACACCAATTGGGTAAATATTTCAGAACGGATCCTGTTTTTAGAACCACGACAGGAAATGATTTTGGACGATATCACTATCCCTGCATTTCCATCATATCACGACTGGTATCATATTAATCCTAATGAGATTTCAGAGGGTATTCCAGACAACTTCCCTCCTAGATCTAAAATTGGCACCTATTTAAAAACACGGTTCCAATCCATGCTGCAAGTGCTCTTGCAATCTAGATTGCTCACAGTCATTCAAGAAAGTCTGGAGGATATCGATATAAAATCGGGAAAACTATACCTCAGCACGAATACTGACCACACCTATCAAGTGGATGAAGTGCTATTAACCATAGGCCATCAACCCTCCAAATTATCAAAGCAAATTAAAGCGTGGCAACAACATGCTCAGAAGAGTAATAATATTGTTTATAGCTCACCTTATCCTATTCAACAGTTTTTTGAAAATGATACTATAAATAATGAAAGCGTTATTGGCATTCGTGGCTTTGGTTTAGCAATGATAGATGTTGTTAGAGGTATCTCAGAAGAATTAGGCGGAACATTTAAAGTAATAAATAAAAGTACAGCAGCTGTAGAATATCAAGCAAGCACAAAAACACCTAAATGCTTTGTGCCTTTTTCATTAGACGGTTTACCGATGTCTCCAAAACCAATAAACGCATCCATTGATGCCTGGTTTAAACCCACGACAAAGCAGCTAGACACCTTTTCAAAATGTATAAAAGATAAAGAAACGCAGAAGAGTGCTAATAGCAATGCTTTTTTAATTCAAGCTGTATCACCAATCATTGCAGACATCTACATTAATTTGGAGTTATCAATGAAGATGACTCAAAATGAACTAAAAAGTATTGTAGAACACTGGCTGCAGGATGCCAGTTTCGAACATACGTCTATAGTATCAAAAAACAAGACGCCATTAAGTACCATGAAAAATTATGTAGAGATGGCAACGGGCAATGCACCATCCTCTTTAGATTTTTGTATTGGGCAACTGTGGCGCCATTGCCAACCTATCATGTATGATGCCTTGTCTTATAACGCCTGCAAAGATGACGTTATAGCAGATATTATTGATTTGGACGAACGTTTAAAACGCTACTCTTATGGGCCACCCGTTGAAAGCCTGCAACAACTACTCGCATTAATTGAAGCAAAAGCCATGACTTTGGATGTTGTTGACGACCCCAAGATTTCTTCGGTTTCAAATGGTTGGGAATTACGAAAAGATAATAAATCTATTACCGTTAGTATTATGGTTAATTCGGTTTTAGATCCTCCAAAATTAGTAGCGGTTGATACCCCTATAATCACCAATATGCTACAACATAAATTGATTCAGCCTATTCATGATGATTTAGGAATCCTTACGGATGACAATGCTTATGTGATATCTGATAAAACACAAGACCCACTCCCTATTGCGGTATTAGGTCGTCTAGCAAAAGGGACTATTATAGGCGTTGATGCTATATTGGAATGTTTTGGCGACCGACCCAAACAATGGGCAAAAGCAGCTCTAACACGCCATTTGGAATGTGTTTCTGAGAATGAATAA
- the lipB gene encoding lipoyl(octanoyl) transferase LipB, whose protein sequence is MNKKIELQDLGCKDYKQTWDYQERLFKGIVDTKIKNRREDAGLETKNYFLFVEHPHVYTLGKSGDLSNLLLNEQQLTEKGATFYKINRGGDITYHGPGQIVGYPILDLEFFFTDIHKYLRLLEEMIILTLGEYGLKAERSPGETGVWLDVGTPFARKICAMGVRASRWVTMHGFALNVNANLGYFDHIIPCGIRGKAVTSLNVELAQKTVDEAGVKEKLLRHFGSLFEAEFF, encoded by the coding sequence ATGAATAAAAAAATAGAACTGCAGGATTTAGGCTGTAAAGACTATAAACAAACTTGGGATTATCAAGAGCGATTATTTAAAGGCATTGTAGATACTAAGATTAAAAATAGGCGGGAAGATGCGGGACTGGAAACGAAAAACTATTTTTTGTTTGTAGAGCATCCACATGTGTATACCTTAGGTAAAAGTGGCGATTTGTCAAATCTGCTTTTAAACGAACAACAGCTCACCGAAAAAGGAGCGACGTTTTATAAAATTAACCGAGGCGGTGATATTACGTATCACGGTCCAGGACAAATTGTTGGTTATCCTATTTTAGACTTAGAATTTTTTTTTACTGATATTCATAAATACTTACGCTTATTAGAGGAAATGATTATTTTAACACTTGGCGAGTATGGTTTAAAAGCAGAGAGAAGTCCCGGTGAAACGGGGGTTTGGCTGGATGTAGGAACACCATTTGCCCGAAAAATCTGTGCCATGGGCGTCCGTGCCAGCCGTTGGGTGACCATGCACGGTTTTGCCCTTAACGTGAATGCCAATTTGGGGTATTTTGATCATATTATACCGTGCGGTATTCGTGGCAAAGCCGTGACATCCTTAAATGTTGAGCTTGCTCAAAAAACAGTTGATGAAGCGGGGGTGAAAGAAAAGTTACTAAGACATTTTGGTTCTCTTTTTGAGGCTGAGTTTTTCTGA
- a CDS encoding ribonuclease HII: protein MRFFWVTLIFFTVLSCSNTKINHSNLIDFVPKDATVVLRTSNLEGLKSAISTNEFLQNLSKTETYKSLESSLFSTSYFKPSHEALICISGTTNDSLHVTFISKNEHQLFNTDSLTNYQEETLKYKTKKITKSILNSNIFYSTIIDSTFISSSSKTIIDNMFEGISENSELEKLYHTTSLNKGVSFIISNENPLLNSFFIEDSLSCKTLAKYLAVDVDIQQNNIIVNGIATANDTTKYVISLFKGTVPQENQMHHITPSNSDGFMSFTFDDFKILKTNLSANKTIDSLGITTSLFDDVNEIGVIYEDDNSAIVLNSIDIIATKDALIAEQTVVDSYRQVDIYSFSNKVLFKTTFSPLIQFTKATKYCVLDDFFVFADSVEILQNIIASYQNKTTLSVQPYYQSIMEQLSNASSLLVVAKPNMLQGIFKKNGIESSGSNLKNYNASAIQFIYDTHFAHVNAVIKKNKSRISRNSVSETFNIQLENDLLSDPQFVTNHVTKLKDIVVQDINNTLYLISNTGKIRWKKQLHGPVLGDVFQIDMYKNGRLQMAFATPNRVYVLDRNGNSVAPFPKKFNDDITQPLAVFDYDKKRNYRFLVTQGRNLIMYNTQAKVVSGFTFKKANKTIISQPKHFRIGSKDYITIKTSNKLYILDRLGRTRVSPNKTALFSTEAVFLYRNKFTTTSKDGNLFSVDTKGNVAVQNLNISENHHLKTTSKTLVILSDNTLNIRAKNVELDYGNYAEPKLFYIKNKIYVSITDLQTHKVFLYDSQGQLLSNFPVYGNSPISLDNIDKDNALEFVTKGERNSIILYQVN from the coding sequence ATGAGATTTTTCTGGGTTACCCTCATATTTTTTACAGTTCTAAGCTGCTCAAACACGAAAATAAATCATTCTAATCTTATTGACTTTGTGCCCAAAGACGCGACTGTTGTATTGCGAACTTCAAATCTTGAGGGCTTAAAAAGTGCGATATCTACAAATGAATTTTTACAGAACCTTTCTAAAACAGAGACTTACAAATCTTTAGAAAGCAGCCTTTTTAGCACCTCTTATTTTAAACCGTCACATGAAGCCTTAATCTGTATCTCAGGAACTACAAATGATAGTCTACATGTCACTTTTATTTCAAAAAATGAACACCAATTATTTAATACCGATTCATTAACCAATTACCAGGAAGAAACCCTTAAGTACAAAACAAAAAAAATTACAAAATCCATTCTTAACAGTAATATATTTTATAGTACAATTATTGACAGCACCTTTATTAGTTCCTCCTCAAAAACCATTATAGATAATATGTTCGAGGGCATTTCTGAGAATTCAGAATTAGAAAAACTGTACCATACAACCAGCTTAAACAAAGGGGTATCATTCATTATTTCCAATGAAAACCCATTACTAAACTCATTTTTTATTGAGGATTCCTTAAGTTGTAAAACCCTTGCTAAATATCTAGCTGTAGATGTAGACATACAACAGAATAACATTATCGTAAACGGTATTGCGACGGCTAACGATACCACTAAATATGTTATTAGTCTTTTTAAAGGTACTGTGCCTCAAGAAAATCAAATGCATCATATTACACCATCTAATAGTGATGGTTTTATGAGTTTTACATTTGATGATTTTAAAATTTTAAAAACTAATTTGAGTGCAAATAAAACTATTGATTCGTTAGGTATAACTACATCACTTTTTGATGATGTTAATGAAATTGGTGTTATTTATGAAGACGACAATTCTGCTATTGTTTTAAATTCCATTGATATTATTGCGACGAAAGATGCACTTATTGCTGAACAAACTGTTGTAGATAGCTATAGACAAGTAGACATTTATAGTTTCAGTAATAAGGTTTTATTTAAAACTACTTTTTCACCATTAATACAATTCACAAAAGCCACCAAGTATTGTGTTTTAGATGATTTTTTTGTTTTTGCAGACTCTGTCGAAATCCTTCAAAACATCATTGCAAGCTACCAAAACAAGACCACACTAAGTGTACAGCCGTATTATCAATCGATCATGGAACAGTTAAGCAATGCCTCGTCTTTATTGGTAGTTGCAAAACCTAATATGCTTCAGGGGATCTTTAAAAAAAATGGAATAGAAAGCTCAGGTTCGAACTTAAAAAATTACAATGCTTCTGCCATTCAATTTATTTATGATACCCATTTTGCTCATGTAAATGCCGTCATTAAAAAGAACAAAAGTAGAATTAGCAGAAATTCAGTTTCTGAAACATTCAACATACAACTGGAGAATGATTTACTTAGCGATCCACAGTTTGTTACGAATCACGTCACTAAACTAAAAGATATTGTTGTTCAAGACATTAACAATACCCTATATTTAATCTCGAATACTGGGAAAATCCGTTGGAAAAAACAATTGCACGGGCCTGTTTTGGGTGACGTCTTTCAAATTGACATGTATAAAAATGGTCGATTGCAAATGGCATTTGCGACACCTAACAGGGTTTATGTCCTCGATAGAAATGGTAATTCCGTAGCACCATTTCCTAAAAAATTTAATGATGATATTACCCAACCCTTAGCTGTTTTTGATTATGACAAAAAGAGAAACTATAGGTTTTTAGTTACTCAAGGTAGAAACCTAATCATGTATAATACCCAAGCCAAAGTGGTCAGTGGTTTTACATTTAAAAAGGCTAACAAAACTATTATAAGCCAGCCAAAGCATTTTAGAATTGGTAGCAAAGACTATATCACTATTAAAACAAGTAATAAACTTTATATTTTAGATAGGCTAGGAAGAACACGAGTAAGCCCAAATAAAACAGCTTTATTTTCAACTGAGGCAGTGTTTCTCTATAGGAATAAATTCACCACAACATCTAAGGACGGGAATCTTTTCTCTGTTGACACTAAAGGGAATGTTGCTGTGCAAAATTTAAATATTTCTGAGAACCATCATCTTAAAACCACAAGCAAAACGCTAGTGATTCTCAGTGATAATACTTTAAATATTAGAGCAAAGAACGTGGAGTTAGATTATGGCAACTATGCCGAACCAAAATTATTTTATATTAAGAACAAAATATATGTTTCTATAACCGACTTACAAACTCACAAAGTCTTTCTGTACGATAGTCAAGGGCAACTACTTTCAAATTTCCCTGTATATGGTAATTCACCAATAAGTCTTGATAATATTGATAAGGATAATGCTTTGGAATTTGTTACAAAAGGAGAGCGTAATTCTATTATTCTTTATCAAGTCAACTAA
- the lysS gene encoding lysine--tRNA ligase yields MQLSEQELVRREKLKKLRELGINPYPADLYPVTHNSKQVKTDFKEGKQVVIAGRLMMIKVQGKASFAQLQDAEGKIQVYFNRDEICPDEDKTKYNDIFKKLLDFGDFVGIEGELFTTQVGEKTVKVKDFTLLSKALKPLPLPKEKDGVIYDAFTDPEQRYRQRYADLVVNPKVKDVFVKRTKLFNAMRQFFNDAGYFEVETPVLQPIPGGAAARPFVTHHNALDIPLYMRIANELYLKRLIVGGFDGVYEFSKNFRNEGMDRTHNPEFTAMEIYVAYKDYNWMMDFCERLLEHCAMAVNGTTKATFGIHEIDFKAPYARVTMADSIKHFTGFDINGKSELEIREAAKNMGIEVDDTMGKGKLIDEIFGEKCEGHYIQPTYITDYPKEMSPLCKEHRENPELTERFELMVCGKEIANAYSELNDPIDQRERFEHQMELAKKGDDEATGVIDYDFLRALEYGMPPTSGMGIGMDRLIMFLTNNQSIQEVLFFPQMRPEKKAIAVSDDAKAVFEIIKKADKLELNELKTASGLSNKKWDKTIKELTKNNLAKVEKTDDGLFVHLVE; encoded by the coding sequence ATGCAGCTTTCAGAGCAAGAATTAGTAAGAAGAGAAAAACTAAAAAAATTACGCGAGTTAGGAATTAACCCTTACCCTGCAGATTTATATCCAGTCACCCACAACTCTAAACAGGTGAAAACCGACTTTAAAGAGGGCAAACAGGTGGTTATTGCAGGAAGGTTGATGATGATTAAAGTGCAAGGGAAAGCAAGTTTTGCACAACTACAGGATGCTGAAGGAAAAATTCAAGTGTATTTTAATCGTGATGAAATTTGCCCAGATGAAGACAAAACCAAATACAATGACATCTTTAAGAAGTTATTGGATTTTGGTGACTTTGTAGGGATTGAAGGCGAATTGTTCACTACTCAAGTAGGTGAAAAAACGGTAAAGGTTAAAGATTTCACGCTTTTAAGCAAGGCCTTGAAACCATTACCGCTACCAAAAGAAAAAGACGGTGTCATTTATGATGCTTTCACAGACCCTGAACAACGTTACAGACAGCGTTATGCAGATTTAGTAGTAAACCCTAAGGTAAAAGATGTCTTTGTAAAGCGTACTAAATTATTTAATGCGATGCGTCAGTTTTTTAATGATGCTGGATATTTTGAAGTAGAAACTCCCGTTTTACAACCCATTCCTGGAGGTGCCGCTGCACGCCCATTTGTAACCCATCACAATGCATTAGACATTCCGTTGTATATGCGGATTGCCAACGAACTCTATTTAAAACGCTTAATTGTAGGCGGTTTTGATGGGGTTTATGAATTCTCAAAAAACTTCCGTAACGAAGGGATGGACAGAACCCACAACCCAGAGTTTACGGCTATGGAAATTTATGTAGCTTATAAAGATTACAACTGGATGATGGACTTCTGTGAGCGTCTTTTAGAGCATTGCGCTATGGCTGTAAACGGAACCACAAAAGCTACTTTTGGAATCCATGAAATAGATTTTAAAGCACCTTATGCCCGGGTAACCATGGCAGATTCCATTAAGCATTTTACTGGATTTGATATTAATGGAAAAAGTGAATTGGAAATAAGAGAAGCTGCTAAAAATATGGGTATTGAAGTTGATGATACCATGGGTAAAGGCAAACTTATCGATGAGATATTTGGCGAGAAATGTGAGGGCCATTATATTCAGCCAACCTACATTACAGATTACCCAAAAGAAATGAGTCCGCTATGTAAAGAGCACCGTGAAAATCCAGAGTTAACAGAGCGATTTGAATTGATGGTCTGTGGTAAGGAAATTGCCAATGCGTATTCTGAATTAAACGATCCAATTGATCAACGAGAACGTTTTGAACATCAAATGGAATTGGCTAAAAAAGGTGATGATGAAGCTACCGGCGTTATAGATTACGACTTTTTACGTGCTTTGGAGTATGGGATGCCGCCAACCTCTGGTATGGGGATTGGTATGGACCGATTGATTATGTTTTTAACCAACAATCAATCTATTCAAGAGGTGTTATTCTTTCCGCAAATGCGTCCAGAGAAAAAAGCGATTGCTGTGAGTGATGATGCTAAAGCCGTTTTTGAGATTATAAAAAAAGCAGACAAACTAGAACTTAATGAGTTAAAGACCGCTTCTGGTTTATCGAACAAAAAATGGGATAAGACTATTAAGGAATTGACTAAAAACAACCTTGCTAAAGTTGAAAAAACGGATGATGGTTTATTTGTCCATCTAGTTGAATAG
- a CDS encoding nucleoid-associated protein, translating into MISRKNASISKFIIHKVGNKSNDTKNVFSEKLVDFDEASYDLMLPFLLRPFGNVVQSYRFNHHADITLNEINSYSAQMFNDDDAFIEVSKHMVTHLYEQSTSAQIKTGDVLVVMFEGIEFRDMSTNAIGIFKIESKVNFFQTYLENNSYDVLVQKGISSKKVDKGCLILNQSDGEGNIILSVDNNSYDAQYWINKFLNIKYADDANNHTQQYIELCKDFSTEILKTSYGAQERNTFLAKSIDFFRENEVVNIERFKEDVFEEEKHSRLFDDYKKEFEGEQNIVIRNQFDIAEAVVTKEKRKIKTDIKLDTNIQIKLDIDAPEASSEYLERGYDDEKKMHYYKVFFNAEN; encoded by the coding sequence ATGATTTCACGTAAAAACGCTTCCATTTCAAAATTTATAATTCATAAAGTAGGTAACAAATCCAATGATACCAAAAATGTGTTTTCAGAAAAGTTAGTCGATTTTGATGAAGCCAGTTACGATTTAATGCTACCCTTTCTTTTAAGACCATTTGGGAACGTCGTTCAAAGCTATCGGTTTAATCATCATGCTGATATTACTTTGAATGAAATCAACAGCTATTCCGCTCAAATGTTTAACGATGACGATGCCTTTATTGAGGTTTCGAAACATATGGTTACGCACTTATACGAGCAATCCACTTCGGCACAAATAAAAACGGGCGATGTGCTGGTTGTTATGTTCGAAGGCATAGAATTTAGAGATATGAGCACGAACGCCATTGGTATTTTTAAAATTGAAAGTAAAGTTAACTTCTTTCAAACCTATTTAGAAAACAATAGTTATGATGTGTTGGTCCAGAAAGGAATCAGTTCTAAAAAAGTAGATAAAGGCTGTTTAATTTTGAATCAAAGCGATGGCGAAGGCAACATTATTTTGAGTGTGGATAATAATAGTTATGATGCCCAATATTGGATTAATAAATTTCTGAATATTAAATATGCTGATGATGCCAACAATCATACCCAACAGTATATCGAATTATGTAAGGACTTCTCAACCGAAATTTTAAAAACCAGTTATGGTGCCCAAGAGCGGAATACCTTTTTGGCAAAAAGCATTGATTTTTTTAGGGAGAACGAAGTCGTAAATATAGAACGCTTTAAGGAAGACGTTTTTGAAGAAGAAAAGCATAGCCGTTTGTTTGATGATTACAAAAAGGAATTTGAAGGCGAGCAAAATATAGTCATTAGAAATCAATTTGATATTGCCGAAGCGGTTGTTACCAAGGAAAAACGAAAAATCAAGACCGACATTAAACTAGACACCAACATACAAATCAAGCTAGATATTGATGCGCCCGAGGCTTCCAGCGAATATTTAGAACGTGGTTATGATGATGAAAAGAAAATGCACTACTACAAAGTATTCTTTAATGCAGAAAATTAA
- a CDS encoding TapB family protein — MKTKTVILICSLLISFSAISQNGCNTYYPFKEGAQFEITSFNKKGKKESVVNYEVTEINDGVATINTIISDEKGKEITTANYQVTCDGNTVSIDFKSLMNPDLFKQYKDMEIDMSGTNLEFPNHLEIRQALKDASLKMAINMGGMKMNMSIDMINRMVNAKESITTAAGTFDCFALSYNTEMKMGLKSTFKIKEWIAEGVGLVKNETYNKNDKLIGYSELTRISNN, encoded by the coding sequence ATGAAAACAAAAACTGTAATTTTAATTTGTTCCCTTTTAATAAGCTTTTCTGCAATTTCCCAAAATGGGTGTAACACCTATTATCCTTTTAAAGAAGGTGCTCAATTTGAAATAACAAGTTTTAACAAAAAAGGTAAAAAAGAAAGTGTTGTAAATTATGAGGTAACAGAAATTAATGATGGTGTAGCTACTATAAATACTATAATTTCTGATGAGAAGGGTAAAGAAATTACAACGGCCAATTATCAAGTTACTTGTGACGGTAATACGGTGTCTATAGATTTTAAATCTTTAATGAATCCTGATTTATTCAAGCAGTACAAAGATATGGAAATAGACATGTCGGGCACCAATTTAGAATTTCCAAACCATTTAGAAATTAGGCAAGCCTTAAAAGACGCTAGCCTCAAAATGGCTATTAATATGGGTGGCATGAAAATGAATATGAGCATCGATATGATTAACAGAATGGTTAATGCTAAAGAATCTATAACTACTGCCGCAGGAACTTTCGATTGTTTTGCTTTAAGTTATAATACCGAAATGAAAATGGGTTTGAAATCAACATTTAAAATTAAAGAATGGATTGCCGAAGGTGTTGGGCTAGTAAAAAATGAAACCTACAATAAAAATGATAAACTAATAGGCTATTCAGAATTAACACGTATTAGCAATAATTAA
- the ppk2 gene encoding polyphosphate kinase 2 has protein sequence MSHKYDYDKELAKLHTELVHLQEHVKKNGLKVVIVFEGRDASGKGGTIKRFTEPLNPRVCKVVALGVPTEKEKTQWYFQRFAYHLPSAGHIVLFDRSWYNRAGVEKVMGFCTDDEYREFLRSCPEFERMLVRSGIILLKYWFSVSDEEQEKRFKNRISNPLKRWKFSPMDLESRSRWLEYSKAKDDMFAHTDTKQVPWFVVNSDNKKKARLNCISHVLSQIPYEKMDIKPVELPDLPDYNSYVRPPMNYQTFIPEKY, from the coding sequence ATGTCTCATAAATACGATTACGATAAGGAACTTGCAAAATTACACACAGAACTCGTTCATCTTCAAGAGCACGTTAAAAAAAATGGTCTAAAAGTGGTTATTGTTTTCGAAGGTAGAGATGCCTCTGGAAAAGGGGGCACCATCAAACGTTTTACAGAGCCTTTAAACCCACGGGTTTGTAAAGTGGTGGCGTTGGGAGTTCCCACCGAAAAAGAAAAAACGCAATGGTATTTCCAAAGGTTTGCATATCATTTACCATCAGCCGGTCATATCGTGCTTTTCGACCGTAGTTGGTATAATAGAGCTGGCGTAGAAAAAGTGATGGGCTTTTGCACCGATGATGAATATCGTGAATTTTTACGCTCCTGTCCAGAATTTGAGCGTATGCTGGTACGCTCAGGTATTATTCTTTTAAAATATTGGTTTTCAGTAAGTGATGAAGAACAAGAAAAACGTTTTAAAAATCGTATTAGTAATCCATTAAAACGCTGGAAATTTAGTCCGATGGATTTAGAATCACGCTCTAGATGGTTAGAATATTCTAAAGCCAAAGATGATATGTTTGCCCATACCGACACGAAGCAAGTACCGTGGTTTGTTGTTAATTCAGATAATAAGAAAAAGGCGCGTTTAAACTGTATTAGCCATGTTCTAAGCCAGATCCCCTATGAAAAAATGGATATTAAACCTGTTGAACTCCCCGATTTACCAGATTACAACAGTTATGTGCGTCCGCCAATGAATTATCAAACCTTTATACCTGAAAAGTATTAA
- a CDS encoding YqaE/Pmp3 family membrane protein — translation MGFWRVLLSIICPPLAVLDKGCGSIIIVFLLWLCGWVPGVIAALIILNNPKS, via the coding sequence ATGGGTTTCTGGAGAGTTTTGCTGTCTATTATTTGTCCACCTTTAGCTGTTTTAGACAAAGGTTGCGGCTCTATTATTATTGTCTTTTTATTATGGCTTTGTGGCTGGGTACCAGGGGTTATTGCGGCATTAATTATACTTAATAATCCTAAAAGCTAG
- a CDS encoding OmpA family protein codes for MEFPRNTPSILFFCVVAFMVIPSLQAQTKQLKRPKNKVGISSVDRFVTETFDLYDKVYRYDGYAAAGKPLEDEDIDVLEDALEDLSGLSESAPDILGDIDGAGVLKQGKATLQINRAKKALNYSIKTAKQLLLGQREHDKEDDDKDDSSTNENDNTSNNNSETDDIEDDSNVSDNLEVYSKFDYVPGDKLLFFDDFSQDFIGDFPSKWNTNASGEVVKIGDKGNWFELKSGYGVYFIPDVKDLPEDYTIEFDILTKGIGKQTSSTARLHIILSDDAKFKDGTAHYAFVSIPVGQYGAFSLRAKNFFNRGGGDINTDIKADIRDEVLNQPHISISVTKNRYRLWINEVKYVDIPRFIEELNVLKFLKFHINNFKDGVEHLYITNLKVAKGGVDLRRKLLTEGKISTNGILFDPGSATIKAQSYGVIRQISQVLMQDESIKLNIIGHTDADGNDDTNLKLSKSRAQAVKQALIKVYKISANRLQTDGKGENEPISDNTTTNGKAQNRRVEFIKI; via the coding sequence ATGGAATTTCCTAGAAACACCCCTAGCATACTTTTCTTTTGTGTGGTTGCATTCATGGTAATACCATCTCTTCAAGCGCAAACCAAACAACTAAAGAGACCAAAAAACAAGGTAGGCATATCTAGTGTAGACCGTTTCGTGACTGAAACTTTTGATTTATATGATAAAGTATATAGATATGATGGTTACGCAGCTGCTGGAAAACCCTTAGAAGATGAGGATATTGATGTGTTGGAAGACGCTCTAGAAGATTTATCTGGTTTAAGTGAAAGCGCTCCAGATATATTAGGCGACATAGATGGTGCTGGTGTTTTAAAACAAGGTAAAGCGACTTTACAAATTAATCGCGCCAAAAAAGCATTAAATTATAGCATAAAAACGGCTAAACAGTTGTTGCTCGGGCAAAGAGAGCATGATAAGGAAGATGATGACAAAGATGACAGTTCAACTAATGAAAACGACAATACTTCGAACAACAATAGTGAAACTGATGACATAGAAGACGATTCAAATGTTTCAGATAACCTTGAGGTGTACAGCAAATTTGATTATGTTCCTGGAGATAAGCTGTTATTTTTTGACGATTTTTCGCAAGATTTTATAGGCGATTTTCCATCTAAATGGAATACAAATGCCTCTGGAGAAGTAGTGAAAATTGGAGATAAAGGCAATTGGTTTGAACTAAAATCTGGTTATGGCGTTTATTTCATTCCCGATGTAAAAGACCTTCCAGAAGATTACACCATAGAATTTGATATCTTAACAAAAGGGATTGGAAAACAAACCTCATCAACCGCTAGACTCCACATTATTTTAAGTGATGATGCTAAATTTAAGGACGGCACTGCGCATTATGCGTTTGTTTCAATCCCAGTTGGTCAATATGGTGCATTCTCTTTAAGAGCCAAAAATTTCTTTAACCGCGGAGGGGGCGATATTAATACAGATATAAAAGCAGATATTAGAGATGAAGTGCTCAACCAGCCACATATATCAATTTCTGTAACAAAAAACAGATATCGCTTATGGATCAATGAAGTTAAGTATGTGGATATTCCTAGATTTATTGAAGAATTAAATGTGTTAAAATTTCTCAAGTTTCATATTAATAATTTTAAAGATGGCGTGGAGCACCTGTACATTACTAACCTAAAGGTGGCTAAAGGTGGTGTAGATTTAAGACGAAAGCTTTTAACTGAAGGGAAAATATCTACCAATGGTATTTTATTCGATCCAGGATCTGCTACCATAAAGGCGCAATCTTATGGTGTCATTCGCCAAATTTCGCAGGTATTGATGCAAGATGAAAGTATTAAATTAAACATTATTGGTCATACGGACGCTGATGGGAACGATGATACTAACTTAAAATTATCAAAAAGCAGAGCCCAAGCGGTTAAACAGGCTTTAATAAAAGTCTATAAAATTTCTGCAAACCGTTTACAGACTGATGGTAAAGGTGAAAACGAACCTATTTCAGATAATACTACAACCAATGGAAAAGCACAAAATAGACGTGTCGAATTTATTAAAATATAA